One Niabella beijingensis DNA window includes the following coding sequences:
- the thrS gene encoding threonine--tRNA ligase has protein sequence MIHITFPDGASRAYEAGVTALDIAKSISEGLARKVIAATVNGEVWDATRPIDKDSTLVLLTWSDTDGKKAFWHSTAHLMAEAVEAAFPGVKFWVGPPLESGGFYYDMDLGDRKLSEEDLSALEKKMNELARQNNAYVRKEIPKAEAISYFTEKGDEYKLDLLNNLEDGNITFYTQGNFTDLCRGPHIPATGIIKAIKLTSVAGAYWKGDEKNKMLTRVYGISFPSQKELDEYLQMLEEAKKRDHRKLGKELGIFTMDDDVGQGLPLWLPNGTIVIEELEKLAKETEEAADYKRVVTPHIAKESMYLTSGHLPYYQDSMYPPMEVDGQKYYLKSMNCPHHHKIFAAEPKSYKDLPLRLAEYGTCYRYEQSGELFGLMRVRCLHMNDAHIYCSKEQFAQEFRAVNDMYLKYFKIFGIDRYVMRLSLHDPEKLGQKYINEPELWLETEALVRDVLVESNIPFVEVKGEGAFYGPKIDVQIWSAIGREFTLATNQVDFAQGRRFNLQYTTADNGHDVPLIIHRAPLGTHERFIGFLLEHYAGKFPVWLAPVQVKILPISDKFSDYTKEVYKALRSAGIRAEIDDRNEKIGKKIRDTELMKVPYMLVLGEKEVNERKVAIRRQGKGDAGTRSIEEFVAAVKQEIENRTDAI, from the coding sequence ATGATCCATATAACATTTCCCGACGGGGCAAGCCGTGCCTATGAGGCCGGAGTAACCGCTTTGGATATCGCGAAATCCATATCCGAGGGGTTGGCAAGAAAGGTAATTGCAGCAACAGTAAACGGTGAGGTTTGGGATGCGACGCGTCCCATTGACAAAGACAGCACGCTCGTATTGCTGACCTGGAGCGATACGGACGGGAAGAAAGCCTTCTGGCATTCTACCGCCCACCTTATGGCAGAGGCCGTAGAAGCTGCTTTTCCCGGGGTTAAATTCTGGGTAGGTCCCCCGCTGGAATCCGGAGGCTTCTATTATGATATGGACCTGGGCGACCGGAAACTTTCGGAAGAGGACCTGAGCGCCCTTGAAAAAAAGATGAACGAACTGGCGCGGCAGAATAATGCCTATGTGCGGAAGGAAATCCCCAAAGCAGAAGCCATCAGCTATTTTACTGAGAAGGGCGACGAATACAAACTGGACCTCCTGAATAACCTGGAGGACGGGAACATCACCTTCTACACACAGGGGAACTTTACCGACCTCTGCCGCGGGCCGCATATACCGGCAACCGGTATCATTAAAGCCATAAAGCTTACCAGTGTGGCCGGGGCTTACTGGAAAGGGGATGAAAAAAATAAGATGCTGACCCGGGTTTATGGTATCAGCTTTCCCAGTCAGAAAGAACTGGATGAATACCTGCAGATGCTGGAAGAAGCCAAAAAGCGTGATCACCGCAAGCTGGGAAAGGAACTGGGTATTTTCACCATGGATGATGATGTGGGTCAGGGATTGCCTTTGTGGCTGCCGAACGGTACCATCGTTATAGAAGAACTGGAAAAACTGGCAAAGGAAACCGAAGAGGCGGCAGATTACAAACGGGTGGTTACCCCGCATATTGCCAAGGAGAGTATGTACCTTACCAGCGGGCATCTTCCCTACTACCAGGACAGCATGTACCCTCCCATGGAGGTGGACGGGCAGAAATATTACCTGAAGTCGATGAATTGCCCGCACCATCATAAAATATTTGCGGCGGAACCAAAAAGCTACAAGGATCTTCCTTTACGCCTGGCAGAATACGGAACCTGCTACCGGTATGAGCAAAGCGGTGAGCTGTTCGGATTGATGCGTGTGCGCTGTCTGCATATGAATGATGCGCATATCTATTGCAGCAAAGAACAGTTTGCGCAGGAATTCAGGGCTGTAAATGATATGTACCTGAAGTATTTCAAGATCTTCGGTATCGACCGGTACGTAATGCGTTTATCGTTACACGACCCGGAAAAACTGGGACAGAAATACATTAATGAACCTGAACTGTGGCTGGAAACAGAAGCGCTTGTACGGGATGTTTTAGTTGAATCCAATATCCCTTTTGTGGAAGTCAAAGGCGAAGGGGCTTTTTATGGCCCCAAGATCGATGTACAGATCTGGAGTGCCATCGGGCGTGAATTTACGCTGGCCACGAACCAGGTGGATTTTGCGCAGGGCAGAAGGTTTAACCTGCAGTATACTACTGCGGATAACGGACATGATGTGCCCCTGATCATTCACCGGGCACCGCTGGGAACCCATGAGCGGTTCATCGGCTTCCTGCTGGAACATTATGCGGGCAAGTTCCCGGTATGGCTGGCCCCGGTACAGGTAAAGATCCTGCCGATCAGCGATAAGTTTTCAGACTATACAAAAGAAGTGTATAAGGCGCTGCGCAGTGCCGGCATCCGCGCCGAAATTGATGACCGCAATGAAAAGATCGGTAAGAAGATCCGTGATACGGAACTGATGAAAGTGCCGTACATGCTGGTGCTGGGTGAAAAAGAGGTGAACGAGCGGAAAGTGGCGATCCGCCGCCAGGGTAAGGGAGATGCCGGTACCAGGTCAATAGAAGAATTTGTTGCCGCGGTGAAGCAGGAGATCGAGAACAGGACAGACGCGATCTGA
- the glmS gene encoding glutamine--fructose-6-phosphate transaminase (isomerizing), whose protein sequence is MCGIVGYTGTRDAYPVIVKGLKRLEYRGYDSAGVALLDKEQLKIYKKKGKVADLEDEIGTRNVEGTTGIGHTRWATHGEPSDKNAHPHISKSGTIAMIHNGIIENYAQLKSELLKKGYEFQSDTDTEVLLNFIDDIKQHNNCTLEEAARIALKRVTGAYVILLMEAENPDTIIAARKGSPLVIGVGKNEHFLGSDASPMLEYTKEVVYINDYELAIVKPDQLILKNLGNEMITPYVQKLDLELAAIEKGGFDHFMLKEIFEQPQTIFDCMRGRLNAANETITMSGIQQYAEQIINANRIIIIACGTSWHAGLVAEYIFEELCRINVEVEYASEFRYRNPIVNKGDVILAVSQSGETADTLVAIEKAKEKGAIILGVVNVVGSSIARISHGGAYTHAGPEIGVASTKAFTAQLVVLTMVALKIAYIKGSIDSNRYKKLLLELDAVPEKVAWILNHHETIRAIAEKYKDARDFLYLGRGYNFPVALEGALKLKEISYIHAEGYPAAEMKHGPIALVDDQLPVVFIATRDAYHEKVISNMQEIKARKGKVIGIITEGDTSSAALCDDYISVPEADEIVAPMLTVIPLQLLSYYIGVAKDCNVDQPRNLAKSVTVE, encoded by the coding sequence ATGTGCGGAATCGTTGGTTACACCGGTACCCGGGATGCATACCCGGTTATTGTGAAAGGACTAAAAAGACTCGAATACCGGGGATACGACAGCGCCGGAGTTGCCCTGTTAGACAAAGAACAACTTAAGATCTACAAAAAGAAAGGTAAGGTAGCCGACCTTGAAGATGAAATCGGCACCAGGAATGTGGAAGGTACCACCGGCATCGGCCATACAAGATGGGCCACACACGGTGAGCCCAGCGATAAAAATGCGCATCCGCACATTTCCAAAAGCGGAACGATCGCTATGATCCACAACGGGATCATTGAGAATTATGCCCAGCTGAAAAGCGAATTGCTGAAGAAGGGATACGAATTCCAGAGTGATACCGATACGGAGGTATTGCTCAATTTTATCGATGATATCAAGCAGCACAATAACTGCACGCTTGAAGAAGCCGCGCGTATTGCGCTGAAAAGAGTTACAGGAGCCTATGTGATCCTTCTAATGGAGGCCGAGAATCCGGATACCATTATCGCGGCCCGAAAAGGGAGCCCGCTGGTGATTGGTGTGGGAAAGAATGAGCATTTCCTTGGATCCGACGCTTCCCCGATGCTGGAGTATACAAAGGAAGTGGTCTACATCAATGATTATGAACTGGCCATTGTAAAGCCGGATCAGCTGATATTAAAAAACTTGGGTAATGAAATGATCACTCCCTATGTGCAAAAGCTGGACCTGGAGCTGGCGGCCATTGAAAAAGGGGGATTTGACCATTTCATGCTGAAGGAAATTTTTGAACAGCCGCAAACCATTTTCGATTGTATGCGCGGACGGCTGAATGCGGCCAATGAGACCATCACCATGTCCGGCATCCAGCAATACGCCGAACAGATCATCAACGCCAACCGTATTATTATCATTGCCTGCGGTACCAGCTGGCATGCGGGTCTTGTGGCGGAATACATTTTTGAAGAACTATGCCGCATCAATGTGGAAGTAGAATACGCATCGGAATTCCGTTACCGCAATCCCATCGTAAATAAGGGGGATGTGATCCTTGCCGTAAGCCAGAGCGGAGAAACAGCCGACACCCTGGTAGCGATCGAAAAGGCAAAAGAAAAAGGCGCCATTATCCTGGGCGTGGTGAATGTGGTAGGCTCCTCTATTGCAAGGATCAGTCATGGCGGCGCTTATACCCATGCCGGTCCCGAGATCGGCGTTGCCTCCACAAAGGCATTTACAGCCCAGCTGGTAGTGCTTACCATGGTCGCATTAAAGATCGCTTATATAAAGGGCAGCATCGACTCCAACCGGTATAAAAAATTGTTACTGGAGCTGGATGCCGTTCCGGAGAAGGTAGCCTGGATCCTCAATCACCATGAAACGATCAGGGCCATCGCCGAAAAATACAAAGACGCAAGAGACTTCCTGTACCTTGGACGCGGATACAATTTTCCCGTAGCACTGGAAGGCGCATTGAAGCTGAAAGAGATCTCTTATATACATGCAGAAGGTTACCCCGCTGCTGAAATGAAGCACGGCCCCATCGCCCTTGTAGATGATCAGCTACCCGTGGTATTTATTGCCACCAGGGATGCCTATCACGAAAAGGTCATCTCAAATATGCAGGAGATCAAGGCCCGCAAAGGAAAGGTGATCGGGATCATTACCGAAGGCGATACCTCCAGCGCTGCGCTTTGTGATGATTATATAAGCGTCCCGGAAGCCGACGAGATCGTGGCACCCATGCTTACCGTTATTCCGCTCCAGCTTCTTTCCTATTACATTGGAGTGGCAAAGGACTGCAATGTAGACCAGCCCCGGAATTTAGCTAAAAGCGTTACTGTTGAATAA
- a CDS encoding DUF4954 family protein gives MNLIKKHPVATLGYNFIPHEFLPEGKDEFYIRFQQNPATDYRPLTRQEIAILKSNGNRSDNWSHVLVREGIDILLIEECTFFGLVRIGKLEPYFLEFSQLRTPVGLYRSLIVSCDIGNNVAINNVRMLSHYIIEDEAILINVNEMSCTSHSKFGNGIVKDGESEDVRIWLEICNENGGRKVIPFDGMLPGDAWLWSRYRASEKLQQTFKEFTDRQFGTFRGTYGTVGKRTVIKNTHIIKDVKIGSDAYIKGANKLKNLTINSNEHAKSQIGEGCEMVNGVMGAGSRAFYGVKAVRFILAPFSQLKYGARLINSYLGENATISCCEVLNTLLFPAHEQHHNNSFLCASLVMGQSNIAAGATIGSNHNSRAADGEIQAGRGFWPGLCVSLKHNSKFASFTMIAKGDYPAELHIPMPFCLVSNDVHNDRLLVMPGYWFLYNMYAILRNERKFADRDRRKDKIQLLEYDFLAPDTVNELFYSLQLLRRFTGQAFYKKNQLIGSNKDYEQKGKELLDNKAPVVNTLEIRASGFENSGRPVHLLKVQEGYAICRKMIAYYGTIRLIEHLQQTSDKTSAAVRGLFETAGERTAWLNVGGQLIPEDQVRGLLHDIEANRLPEGWEQIHAFYQDQALRYPVLKLRHGLRALMEIADFKPGDIEAPMLRDLLAKAVEMKVWIEKSVYLSKEKDYENPFRKMVYDSKEEMEAVVGKLEDNQFINEQAEETIRFKKEIELLSAQIA, from the coding sequence ATGAATCTGATAAAAAAGCACCCGGTAGCAACCCTGGGATATAATTTTATTCCCCATGAGTTTCTTCCGGAAGGAAAAGACGAGTTCTATATCCGTTTTCAGCAAAACCCTGCTACCGATTACCGGCCATTGACACGGCAGGAAATTGCGATCCTCAAATCAAACGGCAACCGGTCCGATAACTGGTCGCATGTTCTTGTGCGGGAAGGTATCGATATCCTGCTGATCGAAGAGTGTACGTTTTTCGGACTGGTGCGGATCGGGAAACTGGAACCGTATTTTTTGGAGTTCAGTCAGCTGCGCACCCCCGTGGGGCTTTACCGGAGCCTGATCGTGAGCTGCGATATCGGTAACAATGTAGCCATTAATAATGTACGGATGCTCAGTCATTACATCATTGAAGACGAAGCCATCCTTATCAATGTAAATGAAATGTCCTGCACCTCTCACAGCAAGTTTGGCAACGGCATTGTAAAAGATGGTGAATCCGAAGACGTACGCATCTGGCTGGAGATCTGTAATGAAAATGGCGGCAGGAAAGTGATCCCGTTCGACGGAATGCTGCCTGGCGACGCGTGGCTTTGGTCCCGATACAGGGCCAGCGAAAAATTACAGCAGACCTTTAAGGAATTTACCGACCGGCAATTCGGCACTTTCCGGGGCACCTATGGCACCGTGGGAAAAAGGACGGTCATCAAAAACACCCATATCATAAAAGATGTAAAGATCGGCAGCGATGCCTATATCAAAGGTGCCAACAAGCTAAAGAACCTTACCATCAATTCCAATGAGCACGCCAAATCACAGATTGGTGAGGGATGCGAAATGGTAAACGGTGTTATGGGTGCCGGAAGCCGCGCGTTCTACGGGGTGAAAGCCGTACGTTTTATCCTGGCTCCTTTTTCCCAGCTCAAATATGGCGCACGTCTTATCAATTCCTATCTGGGGGAGAACGCCACTATCTCCTGTTGCGAGGTGCTCAACACCCTGTTGTTCCCGGCGCATGAGCAGCACCACAACAATTCCTTTTTATGCGCCTCCCTTGTAATGGGACAAAGCAATATCGCCGCAGGCGCCACCATTGGCTCCAATCATAATTCCCGCGCCGCGGATGGTGAAATACAGGCTGGACGAGGGTTCTGGCCGGGGCTCTGTGTAAGCCTGAAACATAATTCCAAATTTGCCTCCTTTACCATGATCGCCAAGGGAGACTATCCTGCCGAGCTGCATATTCCCATGCCCTTCTGTCTTGTCAGTAATGATGTGCATAACGACCGGTTGCTGGTAATGCCCGGTTACTGGTTCCTGTATAATATGTACGCCATCCTGCGTAATGAGCGCAAGTTTGCAGACCGGGACCGGCGAAAAGATAAAATCCAGTTACTGGAATATGATTTCCTGGCACCGGATACCGTAAATGAGCTTTTTTATTCCCTGCAGCTGCTGCGCCGTTTTACCGGGCAGGCATTTTATAAAAAGAACCAGCTGATCGGAAGCAACAAGGATTATGAACAAAAGGGAAAAGAGTTGCTGGATAACAAGGCTCCTGTTGTAAATACCCTGGAAATACGGGCATCCGGCTTTGAAAATTCCGGCAGACCGGTACACCTCCTCAAAGTACAGGAAGGCTATGCGATCTGCCGGAAAATGATCGCTTATTACGGCACCATCCGGCTGATCGAACATCTTCAGCAAACCAGCGATAAAACCAGCGCCGCTGTGCGGGGACTCTTTGAAACCGCCGGCGAACGGACCGCCTGGTTAAATGTGGGCGGGCAGCTGATCCCGGAAGACCAGGTGCGCGGATTATTGCATGATATTGAGGCCAACAGACTTCCCGAAGGCTGGGAACAGATCCATGCTTTTTATCAGGATCAGGCACTGCGCTATCCGGTGTTAAAACTGCGACATGGACTGCGGGCGCTTATGGAGATCGCGGATTTTAAACCGGGCGATATTGAAGCCCCAATGCTCCGGGACCTTCTGGCAAAGGCAGTAGAAATGAAGGTATGGATCGAAAAATCCGTCTACCTGTCAAAAGAAAAGGATTATGAGAATCCGTTCCGGAAAATGGTTTATGACTCCAAAGAAGAAATGGAAGCAGTTGTCGGAAAACTGGAGGACAATCAATTCATCAACGAACAGGCAGAAGAGACAATCCGGTTTAAAAAAGAAATCGAATTACTGTCTGCACAGATCGCGTAA
- a CDS encoding outer membrane beta-barrel protein produces MKQLFFSAMLLITGSQIATAQTGWNIGDRAAFGHSWTVGNTPEGAKRQFHPTFELGRAATYNFSDRAGVGFGTYFSSQGASFKDEDTDNRLIAGANYIKIPVFASFNFGDAEQRVRPRLTIGPSVQFLVGGKSFIKTDEDAFAGRYTTKAMNTKIDVGGNASLGVNIRVFDGFYLNHEINYYHGFVEQKPNNNSETPTFTNRGLTMSLGMQINSAAMKKWKGKMKMHHKGHED; encoded by the coding sequence ATGAAACAATTATTTTTTTCAGCGATGCTCCTGATTACAGGAAGTCAGATCGCAACCGCACAAACAGGCTGGAATATCGGAGACCGGGCCGCATTCGGACATAGCTGGACGGTGGGAAATACACCGGAAGGTGCCAAGCGGCAGTTCCACCCTACTTTTGAACTGGGCCGGGCGGCAACCTACAATTTCAGCGACCGGGCAGGCGTTGGCTTTGGTACTTATTTCAGCAGCCAGGGCGCCAGCTTTAAAGATGAGGATACGGATAACCGCCTTATCGCAGGAGCGAATTATATAAAGATCCCTGTTTTTGCCAGTTTTAATTTTGGCGATGCGGAACAGCGGGTTCGTCCGCGACTGACGATAGGGCCCTCCGTCCAATTCCTGGTGGGCGGTAAATCTTTTATCAAAACAGATGAGGATGCTTTTGCCGGGCGTTACACCACCAAAGCCATGAATACAAAAATAGATGTGGGCGGCAATGCTTCACTGGGTGTAAACATCCGCGTTTTTGACGGTTTTTATCTTAATCATGAGATCAACTATTATCACGGCTTTGTGGAGCAAAAGCCTAATAACAACAGTGAAACGCCTACGTTCACCAACAGGGGGCTGACCATGAGCCTGGGGATGCAGATCAACTCGGCAGCCATGAAAAAATGGAAAGGGAAAATGAAGATGCATCATAAAGGGCATGAGGACTAA
- the der gene encoding ribosome biogenesis GTPase Der, whose product MSFTVAIVGRPNVGKSTLFNRLLEQKKAIVDDVSGVTRDRQYGISEWNGKTFNVIDTGGFVHGSDDVFEREIAKQVLVAVEEANVILFMTDAATGITDLDDSMAKVLRKSTKPVFLVVNKVDNNERMLEASEFYSMGFEQIYFIASASGSGTGELLDAVTDLMVEETGIDEHIAQLPKFAIIGQPNVGKSSLLNALVGEERTIVSNIAGTTRDTIHTHYNLFQKEFVLIDTAGIRRKAKVHEDLEFYSVIRAIKAMDEADVCILLLDAEKGITAQDLNIFSLAAKKGKGIVLLVNKWDLIQDKKTNTAKEYEDQLKKRLAPFSDVPILFVSATEKTRIYKAIEIALEVYQNRQRRIPTNKLNEVMLKAVEAHHAPVVRGHSIKIKFVTQLPTVVPSFAFFCNFPDDVKTPYRNYLENQLRKNFNFSGVSVRLFFRKK is encoded by the coding sequence ATGAGTTTTACCGTAGCAATAGTAGGAAGGCCAAATGTGGGGAAAAGCACGCTGTTCAACCGCTTGCTGGAGCAAAAGAAAGCAATTGTGGATGATGTGAGCGGTGTTACCCGCGACCGCCAGTACGGGATCAGTGAATGGAACGGTAAGACCTTTAATGTAATTGATACGGGAGGTTTTGTACATGGCAGCGATGACGTATTTGAACGGGAGATCGCCAAGCAGGTATTGGTGGCGGTGGAAGAGGCCAATGTCATTCTTTTTATGACGGATGCGGCAACCGGCATCACCGACCTGGACGACTCCATGGCCAAGGTTCTACGTAAAAGCACCAAACCCGTTTTTTTGGTGGTGAACAAAGTAGATAACAATGAGCGCATGCTGGAAGCCAGTGAGTTTTACAGCATGGGCTTTGAACAGATCTATTTTATAGCCTCCGCATCCGGAAGCGGGACCGGTGAACTGCTGGATGCCGTAACGGACCTGATGGTGGAGGAGACCGGTATTGACGAACACATTGCGCAGCTTCCGAAATTTGCCATCATCGGGCAACCCAACGTAGGGAAGTCGTCGCTGCTGAATGCACTGGTGGGCGAAGAGCGTACCATTGTAAGCAATATCGCCGGCACCACGCGGGATACCATCCATACCCATTATAACCTGTTCCAGAAAGAATTTGTACTGATCGACACCGCAGGTATCCGCCGGAAGGCGAAAGTGCATGAAGACCTGGAATTCTATTCCGTGATCCGTGCCATCAAGGCAATGGATGAAGCGGATGTCTGCATCCTGTTACTGGATGCTGAAAAAGGGATCACTGCTCAGGACCTGAACATCTTCAGCCTGGCTGCAAAAAAAGGAAAAGGCATTGTGCTGCTGGTAAATAAATGGGATCTGATACAGGATAAAAAAACAAATACCGCTAAGGAATATGAAGATCAGCTCAAAAAACGGCTGGCGCCCTTTAGCGATGTTCCTATTTTATTTGTTTCGGCAACAGAAAAGACCCGTATTTATAAAGCAATAGAAATCGCGCTTGAGGTGTATCAGAACCGTCAGCGGCGCATTCCCACCAATAAACTGAACGAGGTAATGCTGAAAGCCGTGGAAGCACATCACGCACCGGTGGTACGCGGGCATTCCATCAAAATCAAGTTTGTGACCCAGCTGCCTACCGTGGTTCCTTCATTTGCATTTTTCTGTAATTTTCCGGATGATGTAAAAACCCCTTACCGGAACTACCTGGAGAACCAGCTCCGTAAGAACTTTAATTTCAGCGGGGTTTCTGTGCGCCTGTTCTTTAGAAAAAAATAA